From Candidatus Sericytochromatia bacterium, one genomic window encodes:
- a CDS encoding TIGR01777 family oxidoreductase: MHTYQHVSLMPVSAEALYAWHASPGAFLRLAPPWETMADISRQGALEDGAETRFTIRKGPLGVRWVARHDQHVADRQFRDVQVAGPFSVWRHTHRFVPVGPGESRLEDSLEVEAPGGPVATWLGGSFLNATLSRMFQFRHRRTRDDLARHARYAAVGRRRILVSGASGLVGQALVAFLQGGGHDVVRLVRRAPGPGEIHWDPEKGEIRDSDLEGFDAVIHLAGEGIAEGRWTAARKARILQSRVDGTRLLATAIARLDRKPEAFISASAIGFYGDRGDEGLDESAAAGQGFLADVCRAWEAETAPAGEAGVRVVNLRIGIVLTPQGGALARMLPPFQLGAGGPVGSGRQYMSWIALDDLLGAIQHVLFTPSLRGPVNATAPEPARSSEFARVLGHVLHRPAILPLPEPAVWLMLGEMGRALLLEGARVLPTKLQQSGFQFLCPTLEEALRHEIGLVPAEAA, translated from the coding sequence ATGCACACCTACCAGCACGTCAGCCTGATGCCCGTGTCCGCAGAAGCACTCTACGCCTGGCACGCCAGCCCGGGGGCTTTTTTGCGCCTGGCACCCCCTTGGGAAACCATGGCGGACATTTCCCGTCAGGGCGCCCTGGAAGACGGGGCGGAAACCCGTTTCACGATTCGCAAGGGCCCCCTGGGCGTGCGCTGGGTGGCGCGCCACGACCAGCACGTGGCGGACCGACAGTTTCGCGACGTGCAGGTGGCAGGCCCCTTTTCGGTGTGGCGGCACACCCACCGGTTCGTCCCGGTGGGTCCTGGCGAGAGTCGGCTGGAGGATTCCCTGGAGGTGGAGGCACCTGGCGGGCCAGTGGCGACGTGGTTGGGCGGCAGCTTTCTGAACGCCACGCTGAGCCGCATGTTCCAGTTTCGCCATCGGCGTACCCGCGACGACCTGGCCCGCCACGCCCGCTACGCGGCAGTCGGACGACGGCGCATCCTCGTCTCCGGGGCCTCAGGCCTGGTGGGGCAGGCCCTGGTGGCCTTCCTGCAGGGCGGGGGGCACGACGTCGTGCGTCTGGTGCGGCGCGCGCCTGGCCCCGGTGAGATTCACTGGGATCCGGAAAAAGGCGAGATCCGGGACAGCGATCTCGAAGGGTTCGATGCGGTGATTCACCTGGCGGGGGAGGGCATCGCCGAGGGACGCTGGACCGCGGCCCGCAAGGCTCGGATCCTTCAAAGCCGGGTGGACGGAACCCGCTTGCTGGCCACGGCGATCGCCCGACTGGACCGCAAACCGGAAGCCTTCATCAGTGCATCGGCGATCGGATTCTACGGAGACCGCGGCGATGAGGGGTTAGACGAGTCCGCAGCAGCGGGCCAAGGCTTTCTGGCAGACGTCTGCCGGGCCTGGGAGGCCGAGACGGCTCCAGCCGGGGAGGCGGGGGTGCGCGTCGTGAACCTGCGCATCGGCATCGTGCTCACGCCCCAAGGGGGTGCGCTCGCGCGGATGCTGCCACCCTTCCAGTTGGGGGCAGGTGGACCGGTCGGCAGCGGGCGGCAGTACATGAGCTGGATCGCCCTGGATGACCTGCTTGGCGCGATTCAGCACGTTCTCTTCACTCCCTCCCTGCGGGGCCCGGTCAACGCCACCGCACCGGAGCCGGCCCGCAGCAGCGAATTCGCGCGCGTGCTGGGCCACGTGCTCCATCGGCCGGCCATTCTCCCGCTGCCGGAACCCGCCGTCTGGTTGATGCTGGGGGAGATGGGGCGGGCGCTGCTGCTGGAGGGCGCGCGCGTGCTGCCCACCAAGCTGCAGCAATCCGGCTTCCAGTTCCTGTGTCCCACGCTGGAGGAGGCGCTGCGACACGAAATCGGCCTGGTGCCAGCAGAAGCCGCCTGA